The following coding sequences lie in one Sorex araneus isolate mSorAra2 chromosome 4, mSorAra2.pri, whole genome shotgun sequence genomic window:
- the PTPN23 gene encoding tyrosine-protein phosphatase non-receptor type 23 gives MEAVPRMPMIWLDLKEAGDFLFQPAVKKFVLKNYGENPEAYNEELKKLELLRQNAVRVPRDFEGCSVLRKYLGQLHYLQSRVPMGSGQEAAVPVTWTEIFSGKSVAHEDIKYEQACILYNLGALHSMLGAMDKRVSEEGMKVSCTHFQCAAGAFAYLREHFPQAYSVDMSRQILTLNVNLMLGQAQECLLEKSMLDNRKSFLVARISAQVVDYYKEACRALENPDTASLLGRIQKDWKKLVQMKIYYFAAVAHLHMGKQAEEQQKFGERVAYFQSALDKLNEAIKLAKGQPDTVQDALRFTMDVIGGKYNSAKKDNDFIYHEAVPALDTLQPVKGAPLVKPLPVNPTDPAVTGPDIFAKLVPMAAHEASSLYSEEKAKLLREMLAKIEDKNEVLDQFMDSMQLDPETVDNLDAYNHIPPQLMEKCAALSVRPDTVKNLVQSMQVLSGVFTDVEASLKDIRDLMEEDELLDQKLQEALGQAGSSPAVSKAELAEVRREWAKYMEVHEKASFTNSELHRAMNLHVGNLRLLSGPLDQVRAALPTPALTPEDKAVLQNLKRILAKVQEMRDQRVSLEQQLRELIQKDDITASLVTADHSEMKKLFEEQLKKYDQLRVYLEQNLAAQDNVLRALTEANVQYAAVRRVLSELDQKWNSTLQTLVASYEAYEDLMKKSQEGKDFYADLESKVAALLERAQSTCQAREAARQQILDRELKKKPPPRPTAPKPLLPRREEGDALETDLPEELRSLPPDMVAGPRPLDTFLGTTGPLHFPPGPFPTSAGPGPHYLPGPLPPGTYPGPAQILQPRVPPAPGHPAMAMAPRPALYSAPGYTPELGLVPRSSPQHSVVSGPYGRVGHPQPSAGLPSAPPSQFSGPELAMGVRPATTTVDSIQAPISSHTAPQANPIPPPPPQPCFPVPPQPLPVPYTYPLGPKQPLPAPATQHFSPGIPTGFPAPRMGPQPQPHIPQATFGPQPHQQPLPLQHPHLYPPQAPALTPTQSPYPFAPQPGVLGQPPPTVHTQIYPGPSQDPLPPHSGALPFPSPGPPQPPHHSLAYGPAPSPRPLGPQATPLPIRGPPPASQPSPSPHLVPSPAPSPGPSQVPPRAPAAEPPPCPRRGAATADLLSSSPESQHGGTQPPGVGQPLLQPTKVDAAEGRRPQALRLIERDPYERPERLQRLQQELEAFRGQLGDAGALDTVWRELQEAQEQDARGRSIAIARCYSLKNRHQDVMPYDSNRVVLRSGKDDYINASMVEGLSPYCPPLVATQAPLPGTAADFWLMVHEQKVSVIVMLVSEAEMEKQKVARYFPTERGQPMVHGALSLSLSSVRTTDTHVERVLSLQFRDQSLKRSLVHLHFSTWPELGLPDSPSNLLRFIQEVHSHYLHQRPLHTPVIVHCSSGVGRTGAFALLYAAVQEVEAGNGIPELPQLVRRMRQQRKHMLQEKLHLRFCHEAVVRHVEQVLQRHGVPPPCRPVAGTGNSQKNHLPQDSQDLVLGGDVPISSIQATIAKLSIRPSGGLDSPAASLPGPVEPPGLLPASVPESTQLPPSSPPPLSSPLPETPQPEEEQPVPEAPHLEPPSSSLELLASLTPEAFSLDNSLRGKQRMSKQNFLQAHNGQGLRAAQPTDDPLSLLDPLWTLNKT, from the exons TTTGTTCTGAAGAATTACGGAGAGAACCCAGAAGCCTACAATGAGGAACTGAAGAAGCTGGAGCTGCTTCGACAG AATGCTGTCCGTGTTCCACGGGACTTTGAGGGCTGCAGTGTCCTCCGAAAGTACCTGGGCCAGCTCCACTACCTGCAGAGTCGCGTCCCGATGGGTTCAGGCCAGGAGGCTGCTGTCCCTGTGACCTG GACAGAGATCTTCTCAGGCAAGTCTGTGGCCCATGAGGACATCAAATACGAGCAGGCCTGCATTCTCTACAACCTTG GAGCGCTGCACTCCATGCTGGGGGCCATGGACAAGCGGGTGTCTGAGGAG ggcATGAAGGTTTCCTGTACTCACTTCCAGTGTGCTGCAGGAGCATTCGCCTACCTCCGAGAGCACTTCCCTCAGGCCTACAGTGTTGACATGAGCCGCCAGATCCTCACTCTCAATGTCAACCTCATGCTG GGCCAAGCTCAGGAGTGCCTCCTGGAGAAGTCCATGTTGGACAATAGGAAGAGCTTTCTGGTGGCCCGCATCAGTGCCCAG GTGGTAGATTACTACAAGGAGGCTTGCCGGGCCTTGGAGAACCCCGACACAGCCTCACTGCTGGGCCGGATTCAGAAGGACTGGAAGAAGCTCGTGCAGATGAAGATTTACTACTTTGCAGCTGTGGCTCAT CTGCACATGGGGAAGCAGGCTGAGGAACAGCAGAAGTTTGGGGAGCGG GTTGCATACTTCCAGAGTGCCCTGGATAAGCTCAATGAAGCCATCAAGCTGGCCAAG GGCCAGCCTGACACTGTGCAGGATGCGCTTCGCTTCACTATGGATGTCATTGGGGGAAA GTACAATTCGGCCAAGAAAGACAATGACTTCATCTACCATGAAGCTGTCCCAGCACTGGACACCCTTCAGCCTGTGAAAG gtgcgCCCCTGGTGAAGCCCTTGCCAGTAAACCCTACAGACCCTGCTGTTACAGGCCCTGATATCTTCGCCAAACTGGTACCCATGGCTGCCCATGAGGCCTCATCACTGTACag TGAGGAGAAAGCCAAGTTACTTCGGGAGATGCTGGCCAAGATTGAGGACAAAAATGAGGTCTTGGA CCAGTTCATGGATTCAATGCAGCTGGATCCTGAGACAGTGGACAACCTCGATGCCTACAACCACATCCCCCCGCAGCTCATGGAGAAGTGTGCGGCTCTCAGCGTTCGGCCTGACACTGTCAAGAACCTCGTCCAGTCCATGCAAG TGCTCTCAGGTGTGTTCACGGATGTGGAGGCCTCTCTGAAGGACATCAGGGATCTGATGGAGGAGGATGAGCTGCTAGACCAGAAGTTGCAAGAAGCATTAGGCCAAGCAGGGTCCAGCCCAGCTGTCTCTAAGGCTGAGCTGGCAGAGGTGAGGCGAGAATGGGCCAAGTACATGGAGGTCCACGAGAAGGCCTCCTTCACCAACAGCGAGCTGCACCGCGCCATGAATCTGCACGTCGGCAACCTTCGCCTGCTCAGTGGGCCGCTCGACCAGGTCCGAGccgccctgcccacccctgccctcaccccag AGGACAAGGCTGTGCTACAGAACCTGAAGCGCATCTTGGCCAAGGTGCAGGAGATGCGGGACCAGCGTGTGTCCCTGGAGCAGCAGCTGCGCGAGCTCATCCAGAAAGATGACATCACTGCTTCGCTGGTCACTGCGGACCACTCAGAGATGAAG AAACTATTCGAGGAGCAGCTGAAGAAGTATGACCAGCTGAGGGTCTACCTGGAGCAGAACCTGGCTGCCCAGGACAACGTTCTCCGGGCACTGACAGAGGCAAATGTGCAGTACGCGGCCGTGCGGCGGGTGCTCAGCGAGCTGGATCAGAA GTGGAATTCCACACTGCAGACCCTGGTGGCCTCCTATGAAGCCTATGAGGATCTGATGAAGAAGTCTCAGGAGGGCAAAGACTTCTATGCCGATTTGGAGAGCAAGGTGGCGGCTCTCCTGGAGCGGGCACAGTCCACCTGCCAGGCCCGCGAGGCTGCCCGTCAGCAGATTCTGGACAG ggagctgaAGAAGAAGCCGCCACCCCGACCCACAGCCCCGAAGCCACTGCTGCCccgcagggaggagggggacgcACTGGAGACAGACCTGCCTGAGGAACTGCGCAGCCTGCCCCCCGACATGGTGGCTGGCCCCCGGCCTCTTGACACCTTCCTGGGAACGACTGGTCCCCTCCACTTTCCTCCTGGTCCCTTCCCCACCTCTGCAGGGCCAGGACCCcactatctcccaggccccttaCCCCCTGGTACCTACCCAGGCCCTGCCCAGATATTGCAGCCCAGGGTCCCTCCAGCTCCGGGGCACCCTGCAATGGCCATGGCACCTAGACCTGCCCTCTACTCGGCCCCTGGCTACACACCAGAACTGGGCCTGGTGCCCCGTTCCTCCCCACAGCACAGTGTGGTGAGCGGCCCCTACGGGCGGGTTGGGCATCCCCAGCCCAGTGCAggcctgccctcagccccaccctcccAGTTCTCGGGCCCTGAATTGGCTATGGGGGTTCGGCCAGCCACCACTACAGTAGATAGCATCCAAGCCCCCATTTCTAGTCACACGGCACCACAAGCAAACCcgatccctccccctccccctcagccttGCTTCCCTGTGCCACCACAGCCTCTGCCTGTTCCTTACACCTACCCACTAGGACCCAAGCAGCCCCTCCCGGCACCCGCGACCCAGCACTTTTCTCCTGGAATCCCTACAGGTTTTCCAGCACCAAGGATGGGGCCTCAGCCCCAGCCTCATATCCCACAAGCCACCTTtgggccccagccccaccagcagcCTCTGCCACTCCAGCACCCACATCTCTAtccaccccaagccccagcacTCACGCCCACGCAATCCCCCTATCCCTTTGCTCCTCAGCCTGGTGTCCTGGGGCAGCCACCACCTACAGTGCACACTCAGATCTATCCCGGCCCCTCTCAGGACCCACTGCCCCCCCATTCAGGAGCACTGCCTTTCCCCAGTCCTGGGCCGCCTCAGCCGCCTCATCACTCTCTGGCATATGGCCCTGCCCCTTCGCCCAGGCCTCTGGGCCCCCAGGCAACCCCTCTCCCCATTCGAGGCCCCCCACCGGCCAGCcagccttcccccagcccccacctagtGCCTTCACCTGCGCCCTCTCCGGGGCCCAGCCAGGTCCCTCCACGGGCTCCTGCTGCAGAGCCGCCACCTTGCCCGCGCCGGGGCGCAGCCACTGCAGACCTGCtctcctccagccctgagagccaGCATGGTGGCACTCAGCCTCCCGGGGTAGGGCAGCCTCTGCTGCAGCCCACCAAGGTGGATGCCGCAGAAGGTCGGCGGCCTCAGGCCCTGCGGCTCATTGAGCGAGACCCCTATGAGCGCCCTGAGAGGCTGCAGCGGCTGCAGCAGGAGCTGGAGGCCTTCCGGGGCCAGCTGGGTGATGCAGGGGCTCTGGACACTGTCTGGAGGgagctgcaggaggcccaggagcaGGATGCCCGGGGCCGCTCCATTGCCATTGCTCGCTGCTACTCCCTGAAGAACCGGCACCAGGACGTCATGCCCTATGACAGTAACCGCGTGGTCCTGCGCTCTGGCAAGGACGACTATATCAATGCCAGTATGGTGGAGGGGCTCTCACCGTACTGTCCACCCTTAGTGGCCACTCAGGCCCCCTTGCCTGGTACAGCAGCTGACTTCTGGCTCATGGTACATGAGCAGAAAGTGTCAGTCATTGTCATGCTGGTGTCTGAAGCTGAGATGGAGAAG CAAAAGGTGGCCCGCTACTTCCCCACGGAGAGAGGCCAACCCATGGTACACGGCGCCTTGAGCCTCTCACTGAGCAGTGTCCGCACCACCGACACCCACGTGGAGCGGGTGCTGAGCCTGCAGTTCCGGGACCAAAGCCTCAAGCGCTCACTCGTGCATCTTCACTTCTCCACTTGGCCCGAGTT AGGCCTGCCTGACAGCCCCAGCAACCTGCTGCGCTTCATCCAGGAGGTGCACTCACATTACCTGCACCAGCGCCCCCTGCACACCCCTGTCATTGTACACtgcag TTCTGGGGTGGGCCGCACGGGAGCCTTTGCGCTCCTCTATGCAGCTGTGCAGGAAGTGGAGGCTGGAAATGGGATCCCCGAGCTGCCTCAGCTAGTGCGGCGCATGAGGCAACAGAGGAAGCACATGCTGCAGGAGAAA CTGCACCTCCGGTTCTGCCATGAGGCGGTAGTGAGACATGTGGAGCAGGTCCTGCAGCGCCATGGTGTTCCCCCTCCATGCAGGCCCGTGGCTGGCACAGGCAATAGCCAGAAG aaTCACCTTCCTCAAGACTCGCAGGACCTGGTCCTTGGTGGGGATGTGCCCATCAGCTCCATCCAGGCCACCATCGCCAAACTGAGCATCCGGCCTTCTGGAGGCTTGGATTCCCCAGCTGCCAGCCTGCCAGGGCCAGTAGAGCCACCAGGTCTGCTGCCAGCCAGTGTTCCGGAGTCTACTcagctcccaccctcctcccctcccccgctctcTTCACCCCTGCCTGAGACCCCCCAACCTGAGGAGGAACAGCCAGTACCAGAGGCCCCCCATTTGGAGCCGCCGTCCTCATCCTTGGAGCTGCTGGCATCCCTAACTCCTGAGGCCTTCTCTTTGGACAACTCTTTGCGGGGGAAACAGAGGATGAGCAAGCAGAACTTTCTGCAGGCCCATAATGGGCAAGGTCTGCGGGCTGCCCAGCCCACTGATGACCCCCTGAGCCTTCTGGACCCACTCTGGACACTCAATAAGACCTGA